From Hartmannibacter diazotrophicus, a single genomic window includes:
- a CDS encoding LacI family DNA-binding transcriptional regulator, translated as MAKRPTISDLAEAAGVGVATVDRVLNGRARVREETARRVFEAARSIGYHGAGLIGQRIAADLPAFTIGYVLHKEKQAFYQAFRAEAEKAAERASGMRVRVLFEFSPSQAPSDFVASLERMAERADVVAATAITHVDVADCAERIQARGVPCFALLNDFAQGIRQGYLGLNNLKVGRIAGHMLATAIKKPGKIGVFVGGYRWHGHELRETGLKSYFRENAQQFTILDALVNLETRQLTYEATLDLLDRNPDLAGIYCAGGGMEGAITALREVRQPGEVALVVNELTPESRRALIDRYVTMVISTPLEKLCTDLVSLAAAALFDETKPPPGQHFLQPNLYLPESV; from the coding sequence ATGGCCAAGCGCCCGACGATTTCGGACCTTGCCGAGGCTGCGGGCGTCGGTGTCGCGACCGTCGATCGTGTCCTGAACGGGCGCGCGAGGGTGCGTGAGGAAACGGCGCGGCGCGTCTTCGAGGCCGCGCGCTCGATCGGCTATCATGGCGCTGGGCTCATCGGCCAGCGTATCGCCGCCGACCTGCCGGCGTTTACGATCGGCTACGTGCTTCACAAGGAAAAGCAGGCCTTCTATCAGGCGTTCCGGGCAGAGGCCGAAAAGGCGGCCGAACGCGCCTCCGGCATGCGTGTGCGGGTCCTGTTCGAGTTTTCGCCGTCCCAGGCGCCGTCGGATTTCGTTGCCAGTCTGGAGCGCATGGCCGAGCGCGCGGATGTCGTTGCCGCGACGGCGATCACCCATGTCGATGTCGCCGACTGCGCCGAACGGATTCAGGCGCGCGGCGTGCCGTGTTTCGCGCTTCTCAATGACTTCGCGCAAGGGATCCGTCAGGGATATCTCGGCCTCAACAACCTGAAGGTCGGGCGGATCGCCGGCCACATGCTGGCGACCGCCATCAAGAAACCCGGCAAGATCGGCGTCTTTGTCGGCGGCTATCGCTGGCATGGCCACGAACTTCGCGAAACCGGGCTCAAAAGCTATTTTCGCGAGAACGCCCAGCAGTTCACGATCCTCGATGCGCTGGTCAATCTGGAAACGCGGCAACTCACCTACGAGGCGACCCTCGATCTCCTCGACCGCAATCCCGACCTTGCCGGCATCTATTGCGCCGGCGGCGGCATGGAAGGGGCCATCACGGCGCTACGCGAGGTGCGCCAACCCGGCGAAGTGGCCCTGGTCGTCAACGAACTGACGCCCGAAAGCCGCCGCGCCCTGATCGATCGCTACGTGACGATGGTGATCTCCACGCCGCTGGAGAAGCTCTGCACCGATCTCGTCAGCCTCGCCGCCGCCGCCCTGTTCGATGAAACGAAGCCGCCGCCCGGGCAGCACTTTCTCCAGCCGAACCTATATCTGCCCGAATCCGTCTGA
- a CDS encoding fatty acid desaturase family protein, producing the protein MAKRDYSLLGPDGARAVETGLSAAEWYHSDIPRLEMKGLMKRTDEPAIRDTLLLFGLMVVFAGLGIVLWPSLWSAPYWLAYGVLYGSAMDSRWHECGHGTPFRTQKYNDWVYQIASFCMIRNPVTWRWSHARHHTDTIIVGRDPEIVAMRPPALLRILLNVFGIVDAFQGWVRMLVNASGRLDAEEATFIPDSEKPKVIRIARIWTAIYAATIALALATGSILPLMVIGLPRLYGAWHHVMTGLLQHAGLADNVLDHRLNSRTVYMNPISRFIYWNMNYHVEHHMFPMVPYHRLPELHEKIRHDLPVPNSSIWQAYREAWPALKRQLRYEDYFLKRELPVTARPYREDFHVNALGNAAE; encoded by the coding sequence ATGGCGAAACGCGACTATTCGCTGCTCGGACCAGATGGCGCCCGGGCCGTCGAGACCGGGCTTTCGGCGGCCGAGTGGTACCACAGCGATATTCCCCGCCTTGAAATGAAGGGCCTGATGAAGCGGACGGACGAGCCGGCCATCCGCGATACGCTGCTCCTCTTCGGCCTGATGGTCGTCTTCGCCGGCCTCGGCATCGTTCTTTGGCCGAGCCTCTGGTCGGCACCCTACTGGCTCGCCTATGGCGTTCTCTACGGCTCGGCGATGGACAGCCGCTGGCATGAATGCGGCCATGGCACGCCGTTCCGCACGCAAAAATACAACGATTGGGTCTACCAGATCGCCAGCTTCTGCATGATCCGCAACCCGGTAACCTGGCGCTGGAGCCACGCCCGCCACCACACCGACACCATCATCGTCGGGCGCGATCCGGAGATCGTCGCGATGCGGCCGCCGGCACTCTTGCGCATCCTGCTCAACGTCTTCGGCATCGTGGACGCGTTCCAGGGTTGGGTCCGCATGCTCGTCAATGCCTCCGGCAGGCTCGACGCCGAGGAGGCGACGTTCATTCCCGACAGCGAGAAACCGAAGGTGATCCGCATCGCACGGATCTGGACCGCAATTTATGCGGCGACGATCGCACTGGCACTGGCGACGGGGTCGATCCTGCCGCTGATGGTCATCGGCCTGCCCCGGCTCTACGGCGCCTGGCATCACGTCATGACCGGGCTCCTGCAGCACGCTGGCCTCGCCGACAACGTGCTCGACCATCGGCTCAATTCGCGCACGGTCTACATGAACCCGATCTCGCGGTTCATCTACTGGAACATGAACTACCACGTGGAGCACCACATGTTCCCGATGGTGCCCTATCACCGGCTTCCCGAACTGCACGAGAAGATCAGGCACGACCTGCCAGTGCCGAACAGTTCGATCTGGCAGGCCTACCGGGAGGCCTGGCCGGCGCTGAAGCGCCAACTCCGATACGAGGACTATTTCCTGAAGCGCGAGCTACCGGTCACCGCCCGGCCCTATCGCGAGGACTTCCACGTCAACGCACTGGGAAACGCGGCTGAATAG
- a CDS encoding ATP-binding cassette domain-containing protein has protein sequence MDNDIVLKTQGLTKHYGGVHALQDADFEIRRGEHVAIMGDNGAGKSTFVRQITAVEQRTRGTVWFDGREVEFDGPLEAREAGIETVFQNLALADDLNVPDNLFLGREKIKFNLGPFSILDYKAMREATLRGLEKTAVKIPNISQPIRNMSGGQRQCVAIARTATFHSKLTIMDEPTAALGVQETAQVENIVRTLKASGESLILISHNMRQVMDLCDRIVVFRRGRVVANLRKEETDGQDVVAYITGAKTQSQYDVEAA, from the coding sequence ATGGACAACGACATCGTTCTGAAAACCCAGGGCCTCACCAAGCACTATGGCGGCGTTCACGCGCTTCAGGATGCTGATTTCGAGATCCGCCGCGGCGAACACGTCGCCATCATGGGCGACAACGGCGCCGGCAAGTCGACCTTCGTGCGCCAGATCACCGCCGTCGAGCAGAGAACGCGCGGCACGGTCTGGTTCGATGGCCGCGAGGTGGAATTCGACGGCCCCCTCGAAGCGCGCGAGGCAGGCATCGAGACGGTGTTCCAGAATCTGGCGCTCGCTGACGATCTGAACGTGCCCGACAACCTTTTCCTCGGGCGGGAAAAGATCAAGTTCAACCTCGGGCCCTTTTCCATTCTCGACTACAAAGCCATGCGCGAGGCGACGCTGCGGGGGCTGGAAAAGACCGCGGTCAAGATCCCCAACATCAGCCAGCCGATCCGCAACATGTCCGGCGGGCAGCGCCAATGCGTGGCCATCGCGCGCACTGCGACCTTCCATTCCAAGCTGACCATCATGGACGAACCGACCGCTGCACTGGGCGTGCAGGAGACGGCGCAGGTGGAGAACATTGTCCGCACACTGAAGGCATCGGGCGAGTCCCTCATCCTGATCAGCCACAACATGCGTCAGGTGATGGATCTGTGCGACCGCATCGTCGTTTTCCGCCGGGGCCGTGTCGTGGCCAATCTCCGCAAGGAGGAAACCGACGGCCAGGACGTCGTGGCCTACATCACCGGCGCCAAGACACAGTCCCAATACGACGTCGAGGCCGCTTGA
- a CDS encoding ABC transporter permease: MADTTHGIGGLTFDAKKRNWPNEANIFIALLLIIGVFELLGHFLMGQSFLFDTRGRFGSIFNEARLEIIILQVSIVGIIAIGVTQVIISSGIDLSSGSVVGATAMIAMSFAQVAEVNGNPNPTTALGSWAQDLPVLVPVAIGLLCGLLAGFVNGVLIAYTGIPPFIATLGMMVTARGVSKWWTAGKPISFPTDSYKEIGSGLMPVVIFVGVAILFHLLLKYTLYGKHTYAIGSNESAARMSGINVARHKVLIYTIAGVLSGLAAIVLSSKNLTAQAGMGVMYELDAIAMAVIGGVSLSGGRGSVVGTVLGALIFGVIISGFTFLRLDAYYQEMVKGAIIVAAVVLDRWRHYLAALR, encoded by the coding sequence ATGGCTGACACGACCCATGGCATTGGAGGGCTGACCTTTGATGCCAAGAAGAGAAATTGGCCGAACGAGGCCAACATCTTCATCGCGCTCCTGCTCATCATCGGCGTTTTCGAACTGCTCGGTCATTTCCTCATGGGCCAGAGCTTCCTGTTCGACACGAGGGGCCGCTTCGGCTCGATCTTCAATGAAGCGCGCCTGGAGATCATCATCCTCCAGGTTTCAATCGTCGGCATCATTGCCATCGGCGTCACGCAGGTGATCATCTCCAGCGGGATCGACCTGTCATCGGGCTCGGTCGTCGGCGCCACCGCGATGATCGCCATGAGCTTCGCCCAGGTCGCCGAGGTCAACGGCAACCCCAATCCGACGACGGCGCTCGGTAGTTGGGCACAGGATCTGCCGGTTCTCGTGCCGGTCGCGATCGGCCTGCTTTGCGGCCTGCTCGCGGGCTTCGTCAACGGCGTGCTCATCGCCTACACCGGCATTCCGCCCTTCATCGCGACGCTTGGCATGATGGTGACCGCGCGGGGCGTCTCCAAGTGGTGGACCGCGGGCAAGCCGATCTCTTTCCCGACCGACTCCTACAAGGAGATCGGCAGCGGACTGATGCCCGTCGTGATCTTCGTCGGCGTGGCCATCCTCTTCCACCTCCTGCTGAAATACACGCTCTACGGCAAGCACACCTACGCCATCGGCTCCAACGAGAGCGCGGCGCGGATGTCCGGCATCAACGTCGCCCGCCACAAGGTGCTGATCTACACGATCGCCGGCGTGCTTTCCGGCCTTGCCGCCATTGTCCTGTCGTCGAAGAACCTGACCGCTCAGGCCGGCATGGGCGTGATGTACGAGTTGGACGCCATCGCCATGGCGGTCATTGGCGGGGTCTCGCTGTCCGGCGGACGCGGCTCCGTCGTCGGCACCGTTCTTGGCGCGCTGATCTTCGGCGTCATCATCTCCGGCTTCACGTTCCTGCGGCTCGACGCCTATTACCAGGAGATGGTCAAGGGGGCGATCATCGTCGCCGCGGTGGTTCTCGACCGGTGGCGCCATTATCTGGCGGCCCTGCGCTGA
- a CDS encoding sugar ABC transporter substrate-binding protein, which yields MKKVLIAASLVSLMSTSAMAENIGVSMALFDDNFLTVLRNGMIAQAKGMEGVDLQVEDAQNDVAKQLDQIKNFVASGVDAIIVNPVDTSATEAMSAAASAAGVPLVYVNREPVNVDSLPDNQAFVASDERDSGTLETMAVCDLFAKEGKNPARVYVMMGELSNQAAVQRTQDIHDVMEGGKCAVKLEIIDQQTANWSRDEAQDLMTNWLSTGERFDGVISNNDEMAIGAIQAMKASGLSMKDVVVGGVDATQDALAAMGAGDLDVTVFQDAAGQGAGALDAALKLAKGESVDKKVYIPFQLVTPENMEKYTSKN from the coding sequence ATGAAAAAAGTCCTGATTGCGGCGAGCCTTGTCTCGCTGATGTCGACGAGTGCCATGGCCGAAAACATCGGCGTTTCGATGGCGCTCTTCGACGACAACTTCCTGACGGTCCTGCGCAACGGCATGATCGCGCAGGCCAAGGGCATGGAAGGCGTCGACCTGCAGGTCGAGGACGCGCAGAACGACGTCGCCAAGCAGCTTGACCAGATCAAGAATTTCGTCGCCTCCGGCGTCGACGCGATCATCGTGAACCCGGTCGACACCTCGGCAACCGAGGCGATGTCCGCAGCCGCGAGTGCTGCCGGCGTGCCGCTGGTCTATGTCAATCGCGAGCCGGTGAACGTGGACTCGCTGCCGGACAACCAGGCCTTCGTCGCCTCCGACGAGCGCGACTCCGGCACACTGGAGACCATGGCGGTCTGCGATCTCTTCGCCAAGGAGGGCAAGAACCCGGCGCGCGTCTACGTGATGATGGGCGAACTCTCCAACCAGGCGGCGGTGCAGCGCACGCAGGACATCCACGACGTGATGGAGGGCGGCAAGTGCGCCGTGAAGCTTGAGATCATCGACCAGCAGACCGCCAACTGGAGCCGTGACGAGGCTCAGGACCTGATGACCAACTGGCTGTCGACCGGCGAACGTTTCGACGGCGTCATCTCCAACAATGACGAGATGGCCATCGGTGCGATTCAGGCCATGAAGGCGTCCGGACTGTCGATGAAGGACGTGGTCGTGGGCGGCGTCGATGCCACGCAGGACGCGCTGGCGGCCATGGGCGCCGGTGACCTCGACGTCACCGTCTTCCAGGACGCGGCCGGGCAGGGCGCCGGGGCGCTTGACGCGGCCTTGAAGCTCGCCAAGGGCGAAAGCGTCGACAAGAAGGTCTATATTCCGTTCCAACTCGTCACGCCGGAAAACATGGAAAAATACACCTCGAAGAACTGA
- a CDS encoding TIM barrel protein produces MPSFALNHMTVARAGYRDLLDIAARLGCVGIEVRNDLPGELFDGIDPAEAGRMARDKGLRILAVAEVKRFNDWSDEKAAEAAALIAIAKAAGAEAVSLIPRNDGLGLGNGERQANLRLALRELKPMLEEAGLIGLVEPLGFEICALRHKSEAVDVIEALGGAGTFKLVHDTFHHYLAGGGPLFPEHTGIVHVSGVVDQTLAISEMGDEHRILVDERDRLGNVAQIDALTEAGYRGPVSLEAFASEVHDLADPVGALETSMNFIRARQRAAAA; encoded by the coding sequence ATGCCGTCATTCGCTCTCAACCATATGACCGTCGCCCGTGCGGGTTATCGCGATCTGCTTGATATCGCGGCCCGGCTTGGCTGCGTCGGCATCGAGGTCCGCAACGATCTGCCGGGCGAACTCTTTGACGGGATCGATCCGGCCGAGGCCGGGCGCATGGCGCGTGACAAGGGCCTGCGCATCCTCGCCGTCGCGGAGGTCAAGCGCTTCAACGACTGGAGCGATGAGAAGGCCGCCGAAGCCGCGGCTCTGATCGCCATCGCGAAGGCCGCTGGCGCCGAGGCGGTCAGCCTCATTCCGCGCAACGATGGACTGGGGCTGGGCAACGGCGAGCGCCAGGCCAATCTGCGCCTTGCCCTGCGCGAACTGAAGCCGATGCTGGAAGAGGCCGGGCTCATTGGCCTTGTCGAGCCGCTGGGTTTCGAGATCTGCGCCCTGCGCCACAAGAGCGAGGCCGTCGATGTGATCGAGGCGCTCGGCGGAGCCGGAACCTTCAAGCTCGTCCACGACACTTTCCATCATTATCTCGCTGGCGGCGGCCCGCTCTTTCCCGAGCATACCGGCATCGTTCACGTGTCCGGTGTCGTCGACCAGACGCTCGCGATCAGCGAAATGGGCGACGAGCATCGCATCCTCGTCGACGAACGCGATCGTCTTGGCAACGTGGCGCAGATCGATGCGCTCACCGAGGCGGGCTATCGCGGGCCGGTGTCCTTGGAGGCGTTTGCCAGTGAAGTGCACGACCTTGCCGACCCTGTCGGCGCCCTTGAGACCAGCATGAATTTCATACGCGCACGCCAGCGGGCAGCAGCTGCCTGA